CCCATGCGATAGAGCAGGCCGGTCAGTTCGCCGGCGGCGCCGGGGGCGACGAAGAACTGGGTGCGGCCCTCCGGGGTGGCGGTGACCGGACCGAGGGGAAGACCCATGCGCTCCAGTCGGACCAAGGCGCGGCGGCCGGCGGGCTCGGCGACGTCGATCACGTCGAACGCGCGCCCGACGGGCAGCATGACCGCGGCGCCCGGGAACTCCGACCAGGCCCTGCTCACGGCGTCGAGCGTGGCACCGGCGGGGACGCGGGGGGCGAACGCCAGGGGATGCGCGCCGGGTTCGCGGCAGTCGGAGCGCCCGCACGAGCAGACGCCCGCGGCGGCCCGCGCGCCGGGCACCGCGTCCCAGCCCCACAGTCCCGTGAACTCGGCGACGGCGGTGCACTCGGACGAGCGACCGCGCCTGCGCGCGCCGGAGCGGATCTCGCGAATGCCGCCGATCGTGAAGCCCATGCCCCCTCCAACGGGTTCGACGCGCCGATGGTTACGCAGCGATCGTTCGTGGTGACTCTCTGTGCTTCTGCTTCCCGGCGACCGCTCGATCCAGGCAGCGCCTGGAAGCGCTCCGGGTGGTGTGCTGGGTCGTGCGCGCCCCTGAGTGCTTCGCTCCGCTCACTCCCGGCCGTCCTGTGTCAAGTGAATCGCGTACGAGCCACCGGGAGTTCATTCGAAGGGGTGGCGAATGGTGGCGTTTCCGGGATCCTCGTGGCCGGAGCCGTGATCGTAGGATTACTTTGAGTGTGCGGGTCCTGGAGGCACATGCGCTTGTGGGTATGCCGGAGGCAAGTCGGCTTTCCGTTCGAAGGGTGACAAGTCCCGTACGGCGGGCCGTATTTACCGGCATTCTGATAAGGCTTGGCGCACTCAGTGACAAGTGGTCTCAGGGATGGGGGCGTTCCAGTGAGCGGCAACGGCGGAAGCGGAAGTATCGCTGCGGGTGGGGACAAGCGCCCGAACGAGCTGCTCTCTTCGTGGTTCGTGCGCAGCGGCTGGTCGAAGGGTGAACTCGCCCGTCAAGTCAACCGCCGGGCCCGTCAGTTGGGTGCCAACCACATCTCCACGGACACCTCGCGCGTGCGCCGCTGGCTGGACGGCGAGAACCCCCGCGAGCCCATCCCCAGGATCCTGTCCGAGCTGTTCTCCGAGCGGTTCGGCTGTGTCGTCTCCGTCGAGGACCTCGGGCTGCGCGCCGCGCGCCAGGCGCCCTCCGCGACCGGCGTCGACCTGCCGTGGACGGCCCCGCAGACGGTGGCCCAGCTCAGCGAGTTCTCGCGCAGCGACCTGATGCTGGCGCGGCGCGGCTTCCTCGGGACCTCGCTGGCCCTGTGCGCGGGCCCGTCCCTCATCGAGCCCATGCAGCGCTGGCTGGTCCCCTCGCCGCCCGCCCCGCTCGAGGAGCCGGACTCGATCCCGACCAGCCGGGCCCGCGGCCGGCTCTCCCGGCCCGAGCTGGACCTGCTGGAGTCCACCACCGTGATGTTCCGGCAGTGGGACGCCCAGTGCGGCGGCGGACTGCGCCGCAAGGCGGTCGTCGGGCAGCTGCACGAGGTGACGGATCTCCTCCAGGAGCCCCAGCCCGAGTCCACCGCGAGGAGGCTCTTCAAGGTCGCCGCCGAACTGGCGGAGCTCGCGGGCTGGATGAGCTACGACGTCGGGCTCCAGCCCACCGCGCAGAAGTACTTCGTCCTCGCCCTGCACGCGGCGAAGGAGGCCGGCGACCGGCCGCTCGGCTCGTACGTGCTGTCCAGCATGAGCCGCCAGATGATCCACCTCGGCCGGCCCGAGGACGCCCTGGAACTGATCCACCTCGCGCAGTACGGCAGCCGGGACTGCGCGAGCCCGCGCACCCAGTCCATGCTGTATGCGATGGAGGCCCGCGCCTACGCCAACATGGGGCAGCCCGGCCGGTGCAAGCGGGCGGTGCGGATGGCCGAGGACACCTTCGCCGAGTCGGACGAGTGGGACGAGCCGGACCCCGACTGGATCCGCTTCTTCTCCGAGGCCGAGCTCTACGGCGAGAACAGCCACTCGTTCCGCGACCTCGCCTATGTCGCCGGCCGCAGTCCCACCTACGCCTCGCTGGCCGAACCCCTGATGCGCAAGGCCGTGGAGCGGTTCGCGGGCGACCACGACCACCAGCGGTCGTATGTGCTGAACCTGATCGGCATGGCCACGGTGCACCTCCTCCAGCGCGAGCCCGAGCAGAGCGCCACCCTCGCCACCCAGGCCATGAAGGAGGCCAAGAAGGTGCGCTCCGAGCGCGTCAACACTCGTATCCGAAAGACCGTCGACAGCGCCGTACGCGATTTCGGGGATCTTTCCGAGGTCGTGGACCTGACCGAGCGGCTCACCATCGAGCTTCCGGAGACGGCCGAAGCGGTCTGATCCGGCTGATCCACAGAGTAAAACCCCGGAACTCCGGCCGCGGCCGGCCCTCCCGAACTGCCCGACTCGGCTCCCCCATGCCAGGTCATTCGGAAGGCCGCCCGCGGCCGGTTTATTGCGTTCTTCGAAGGTTGCGCCACGATAACGATCCACTCGACGAACATCAGCCAGTTCATCGAGGCGTAACGCACGAGGCGCCTTCGTCACAGCGGCGAAACAACGAGGGGCTTCCACCGAAACCGCGCTGCGCGAATCTCATGGCGCATAACCGGCCCACCCCTCACGACCCGCTCTGGCTTCGCCCGCACGGGGCCGTACCTACGACGAGGAGACGCCGATGGCACAGGCCGCCATCACGCTTGCGGCGGACGCACCCACGCTGTCGTCCGCGAACACAGGCTTCATGCTCATCTGTTCCGCACTGGTACTGATCATGACCCCGGGCCTCGCCTTCTTCTACGGAGGCATGGTCCGCGTCAAGAGCACGCTCAACATGCTGATGATGAGCTTCATCAGCATCGGGATCGTCACCATCCTGTGGGTGTTGTACGGCTTCTCCCTCGCTTTCGGTACCGACTCGGGCAGCCTCATCGGCTGGAACTCCGACTGGGTCGGTCTCAGCAATATCGGCCTGACGGAGCTGTGGGACGGCTACACCATCCCGATCTTCGTGTTCATGGTCTTCCAGATGATGTTCGCGATCATCACGCCCGCCCTGATAAGCGGTGCGCTCGCCGACCGCGTCAAGTTCTCCGCGTGGGCGCTGTTCGTCGCCCTGTGGGCCACGGTCGTGTACTTCCCGGTCGCGCACTGGGTCTGGGGCGCCGGTGGCTGGGCCTTCGAGCTGGGTGTCATCGACTTCGCCGGTGGTACGGCGGTGCACATCAACGCCGGTGCCGCGGCCCTCGGCGTGATCCTCGTCATCGGCAAGCGGGTCGGGTTCAAGAAGGACCCGATGCGCCCGCACAGCCTGCCGCTGGTCATGCTCGGCGCCGGTCTGCTGTGGTTCGGCTGGTTCGGCTTCAACGCCGGCTCGTGGCTCGGCAACGACGACGGCGTCGGCGCGCTGATGTTCGTCAACACGCAGGTCGCCACCGCCGCCGCCATGCTGGCCTGGCTCGTCTACGAGAAGATCCGCCACGGCGCGTTCACCACGCTGGGCGCCGCCTCCGGTGCGGTCGCCGGTCTGGTCGCCATCACCCCCTCGGGTGGTGCGGTCACCCCGCTCGGCGCGATCGCGGTCGGCGCCATCGCCGGTCTGCTGTGCGCCATGGCCGTCGGCCTGAAGTAC
The sequence above is a segment of the Streptomyces asoensis genome. Coding sequences within it:
- a CDS encoding bifunctional DNA primase/polymerase — encoded protein: MGFTIGGIREIRSGARRRGRSSECTAVAEFTGLWGWDAVPGARAAAGVCSCGRSDCREPGAHPLAFAPRVPAGATLDAVSRAWSEFPGAAVMLPVGRAFDVIDVAEPAGRRALVRLERMGLPLGPVTATPEGRTQFFVAPGAAGELTGLLYRMGWDDPTALDLRGLGPGTYITAPPSDRGGLGPVRWLRPPALDSATRPPEARLLLGTLAYLAHRSRA
- the nsdA gene encoding transcriptional repressor NsdA, which encodes MSGNGGSGSIAAGGDKRPNELLSSWFVRSGWSKGELARQVNRRARQLGANHISTDTSRVRRWLDGENPREPIPRILSELFSERFGCVVSVEDLGLRAARQAPSATGVDLPWTAPQTVAQLSEFSRSDLMLARRGFLGTSLALCAGPSLIEPMQRWLVPSPPAPLEEPDSIPTSRARGRLSRPELDLLESTTVMFRQWDAQCGGGLRRKAVVGQLHEVTDLLQEPQPESTARRLFKVAAELAELAGWMSYDVGLQPTAQKYFVLALHAAKEAGDRPLGSYVLSSMSRQMIHLGRPEDALELIHLAQYGSRDCASPRTQSMLYAMEARAYANMGQPGRCKRAVRMAEDTFAESDEWDEPDPDWIRFFSEAELYGENSHSFRDLAYVAGRSPTYASLAEPLMRKAVERFAGDHDHQRSYVLNLIGMATVHLLQREPEQSATLATQAMKEAKKVRSERVNTRIRKTVDSAVRDFGDLSEVVDLTERLTIELPETAEAV
- a CDS encoding ammonium transporter; translated protein: MAQAAITLAADAPTLSSANTGFMLICSALVLIMTPGLAFFYGGMVRVKSTLNMLMMSFISIGIVTILWVLYGFSLAFGTDSGSLIGWNSDWVGLSNIGLTELWDGYTIPIFVFMVFQMMFAIITPALISGALADRVKFSAWALFVALWATVVYFPVAHWVWGAGGWAFELGVIDFAGGTAVHINAGAAALGVILVIGKRVGFKKDPMRPHSLPLVMLGAGLLWFGWFGFNAGSWLGNDDGVGALMFVNTQVATAAAMLAWLVYEKIRHGAFTTLGAASGAVAGLVAITPSGGAVTPLGAIAVGAIAGLLCAMAVGLKYKFGYDDSLDVVGVHLVGGVVGSLLIGFFASGKGQSTATGVFYGNHSFDQLWKQCAGVFAVLAYSLVVSAILAFLLDKTIGMRVSEDDEVAGIDQAEHAETAYDFSGAGGGAARTTALPTAVTDASKKVDA